A region of the Arenibacter antarcticus genome:
GTCCATTGGGTTTAGAACAGCTTTAATAGGGGTATCTATAATCTAGCAATGAATATTAAATTTAAAAAACACGGTATGAAAACTTTAAAATCTTTAACTACTATGGTCATAGTATTGGTGACCTTTGGTGCCATTGCCCAGAGCAAAGAGGATCAAAAAATTATTAACGATGCAAAAAAGGCGAAAATGCACATTCAGAAAATGGATGCCGGACTGGATCTGTTCTTCAGTAATGCCTCGGGTTATGTAATCTTCCCTAATGTAGGGGAAGGTGCATTTATTGTTGGAGGAGCTTCCGGAAATGGGGCTGTATACCAGAATGGTTCCGTTGTGGGAATGGCAGATCTTAAAAAACTGGATATTGGATTGCAAGCAGGTGGGCAAACGTTTACCGAAATCATCTTTTTTGAAACAGAAGATGCATTAAATCATTTTAAGCAGGGAGAGTATGAATTTTCTGCCGAAGCCAAAGCAATTGCTTTGGAAAAAGGAGTTGCAGCCAAATCAAACTATAACGATGGTGTTGTAGTGTTTGTGCTGCCAAAGAAAGGCCTAATGGCAGATTTATCGGTTGGGGGACAAAAATTTTCATATGCCCCTATTAATAAGTAGAATGAATAATCTTATTTTCAATAAACCCTGGTGCTTGCATTGGGGTTTATAATTCTAAAAACGCTGATTTTTAATTTAATAGGCGGTTTTAAGTGATTATTTATAGTGAATTGAGTGCAATGCATTGGCGTTTAGTAGGTTTAGGACAATTTAAAATTTTAACCCAATCCATTCAAATTTTCACTCCAAGAAGCTAAACCTCCATTTTTATCTTACTAATTCCGTAACTTTATATAAAGCGAGAAACATGCAAAAGCCAAACAGAAGATTGGAACATCAAACTTGTATAGTTACTGGTGCTAGTTCGGGTATAGGTAAGGCTGTAGCCAAGTCTTTGGGCATGGAAGGCGCTAATGTTGTAGTCAACTATTACCAGGGAAAAAAAGAAGCAGAGGAATTGGCTCATTGGATCTGTGAAAATTCAGATTGTGGACAGGCTATTATTGTTAAATGCGATGTAAGTAAAGAGAATGAGGTAAAAGCCATGTTTAAAAAAACAGTCTCACATTTTGGGACTGTAGATGTTTGCGTTGCCAACGCGGGAATTCAATTAGATCACCCGCTTCATAAAATGCCCTTAGAAGATTGGAAAAAAGTCCTGGATGTTAATCTTACCGGTCAATTTTTATGCGCAAAGGAATCGATAATCGAATTTAAACGAAGGGGTATGCGTAAGGAAGTGTCCAAATCGTTGGGCAAGATTATACATATGAGTTCGGTACACGAGGTAATCCCATGGGCGGGACATGCTAATTATGCGGCTTCTAAAGGAGCACTTTTAATGTTGATGGAAAGTATATGTCAGGAATATGGACCAGAGAAAATTCGCTGTAACAGTATTGCCCCAGGGGCCATAAAAACTGAAATTAACAGGGAGGTATGGAGTACCAAAAAAGGGGCTGCGGGAATGTTAAAGCTTATTCCCTATAAAAGGATAGGGATCCCGGAAGATATTGGAAGTGTAGCCAGTTGGTTGGCTTCTGACGAATCTGAATACATCAACGGAACGACCATCTTTGTGGATGGTGGTATGACCTGCTATCCAGGATTCACCACTAATGGGTAATAATGGAAAAAGGGTAAAATAATAATAGGTTTATTAAATTAATCTTTTAATCGTGATGCAATGGAAATGGATAAAATACAATGGGAAACAAAGTTGGATGATTTACTCTGCGAAATCGTAGCTTCCAAAGAAGCTTATGAAAAACTTGCCACAACAGAAGAATTACCGGGTAGAAAGCACTTTTTTAAGGAACAAGCACTGCAAAGAATGGAATTTGAAACAATCTTGAGCGAGGAAATACTTGTTGTAAAAGAAGGGGG
Encoded here:
- a CDS encoding glucose 1-dehydrogenase; translation: MQKPNRRLEHQTCIVTGASSGIGKAVAKSLGMEGANVVVNYYQGKKEAEELAHWICENSDCGQAIIVKCDVSKENEVKAMFKKTVSHFGTVDVCVANAGIQLDHPLHKMPLEDWKKVLDVNLTGQFLCAKESIIEFKRRGMRKEVSKSLGKIIHMSSVHEVIPWAGHANYAASKGALLMLMESICQEYGPEKIRCNSIAPGAIKTEINREVWSTKKGAAGMLKLIPYKRIGIPEDIGSVASWLASDESEYINGTTIFVDGGMTCYPGFTTNG
- a CDS encoding lipid-binding SYLF domain-containing protein; translated protein: MKTLKSLTTMVIVLVTFGAIAQSKEDQKIINDAKKAKMHIQKMDAGLDLFFSNASGYVIFPNVGEGAFIVGGASGNGAVYQNGSVVGMADLKKLDIGLQAGGQTFTEIIFFETEDALNHFKQGEYEFSAEAKAIALEKGVAAKSNYNDGVVVFVLPKKGLMADLSVGGQKFSYAPINK